In Erigeron canadensis isolate Cc75 chromosome 8, C_canadensis_v1, whole genome shotgun sequence, the DNA window ATCAACGAACCGTTCGAATGGTCTAACGATAGTAGTTTAGAGGTGTTTGTGAACGTCATTGAGTCCGAAGAAGCCGAAAGTTCCATAGCGCGGTCACGGGCGAAATCTAAAGTCGTGAACCGCAACTGTTGGACCGCTTCAGAAAGGTTGCACCGCGACTACTTTTTTGATGAACCGAAATACGATGATGATCTTTTTGAAGAAAGGTATCGTATGTCTAAAAGACTATTTTTAAAGATTGTGCATGATCTTGAGTCAAGATACGCGTATTTTCAGGACTCGTATGATGCCCGGTTGGCCAAGAGTTTTACACCGATACAGAAGTGCACATCTGCCATCCGGCAACTTGCAACCGGTAACCCATCAGATGAGTACAACGAATATTTAGAGATGGCCGGGAGAACATCACATGAATGTCTTCAATTTTTTGTGACGCTATCGTTGACACTTATAGCACCGAATATCTGCGTAAACCAACAACACATGATATCCAACGTTTGTTTGAAGCACACGAAGAGAGGCATCCCTTGCCTGGAATGTTCGGTAGTCTAGACTGTACACATCTTGTCTGAAATATGTGTCTAATGGAGTGGAGGGGTCAATACAAAAGGGGTGATCATTAGTACCCCACTATTATGTTGGAAGCAACGACGTCTCAGGATTTATGGATATGGCACGCCTTTTTTGGTCCTCCGGGTGCTCTAAACGACATCAATGTGCTACAACAATCTCCCTTGTTCCTCCCCGAGCGTATGGGCACTGCTCCTTACTGTCCCTTCTCTGTAAATGGGCGTACGTATAGACCTGGGTACTATCTAGTCGATGACATATATCTTACATGGTCTACATTTGTTAAAGCGTACAAATACCCGACCGAcccaaaagaaaaaatgttcaaaACGGCACAAGAGGCGGCTCGCAAAGATATTGAACG includes these proteins:
- the LOC122610973 gene encoding uncharacterized protein LOC122610973, with protein sequence MQKRIGSTTIINEPFEWSNDSSLEVFVNVIESEEAESSIARSRAKSKVVNRNCWTASERLHRDYFFDEPKYDDDLFEERYRMSKRLFLKIVHDLESRYAYFQDSYDARLAKSFTPIQKCTSAIRQLATGNPSDEYNEYLEMAGRTSHECLQFFVTLSLTLIAPNICDLWIWHAFFGPPGALNDINVLQQSPLFLPERMGTAPYCPFSVNGRTYRPGYYLVDDIYLTWSTFVKAYKYPTDPKEKMFKTAQEAARKDIERAFGVLKGK